The DNA window taattttgacattaaaatgttttttaacaaatgtaaaactgctttgattatagctgaaataaaataaataagactttcaccggaagaaaaaatattatcagatatactgtgaaaatgtcctcgctctgtaaaacataatttgggaaatatttcaaaaaggaaaaaaattcaaagggggtttttaataattcagatttcaactgtatatatttattaggtCCTAAAATTGCCgtctattattattacttttctaCACAGCCAgaatattttatagtaaatattgtttttattttgaagattTATTTAGGATTTTTGGCTTTTCGTTTAATGTAAGATATGTCCAGGTTTAAATGAGCTATTATTTAAAGTCACACTTTTGTAGGAAGTAGAAATTACTGTAAAACTGAATAGTTAAAATAAGAAATCACCTTATTTCTGACATAGACATGTtcagatatttatatttactCCCAAATAACAAGTttcatgcagaaaaaaaatctacaaatgaACATTCCctttttgttgtttgttattaAAAATTCATGAATCACGAACTGAAAATGTTTGTCAAAGAAGgaagaaaaataatatttgtacaCAACATAAAGCCCTGAAATATCTCGTCTGATGGAGGATATAAGAGGATATTAATAAGTCAGAATGTTGAGCATTATTATCAGGGATTATGTTGGCTATTTAGGAAGAATTGACATGTCTATATCAAGTCTCGCAGCGAGTGTCACACCTACCTTAAGAGCAAGTGGTCCCGTTGATATTGGACTGTGGTGATCTCatattgtgtatgtgtgagaggaTGTTCTCTATCTGAAGCTCGCACGTCTCTAATCCTGAGCCGGACCCCCAGGGATACGAGTTGTAACATTCTTTGATGGATGCAGGACTTGAGCTGTCTGAAAAGGcataaaaatcaataataaattagACCTTTATTAAATATGCATCTGCGAGGCGCATACTTCATTTGGTGTTGCTCTGCATTTGGGTTCTGAAGAGATCTGTGATGTCAAGGCTGGCGGTTCAAGGCTGGTTCATGATGTTGGGATGGAGATTTTGTGGACAAGTTTGTTTTACGTTAATATCTTTAGACAATGATCTTCAGTCATAAACCTAATTGGTATATAGGACTGAAGggatgataataaaaaatgtgctttttaagaatgtttttgTTCATGAAAAGAAATTAAGTGAGGCTCTAAATATGTGACCTTATTGTACTGAGAAAAAAAGCATTGTGTAATTAAGAAAACCAGCAATACAGGTAAACGTACAAGATAAAAATGTACGAGGTGTCTTCTGGTTATTGTTAGAAATGGCATGCAAATACATGCTAACAGTGTGCTAATCATGCTGGAAACACGTAAACAAGATGCAAATTCTTGACAGTAACAAGCTAAAACACGTTAGCCATGTGGCAAATCATatggctaattcatgctagcatgtGCTAGAAACATACTAGCAAATGTTAATTGACtttaaacctttttatttatcaataacaatgttaaaatttttttattttattgtagttacagctttacttatttttgtacatattaaataaaaggaaaattaaaaatgattCCTTGTgaggtaaaatatatttttgttacatattttaaaaaatataattaaaagttGATTTATGAAggaattatttaacatttttgtaataaaaacgttatggattttttaaaagtttaaaactaagaaaaaaatgaataaaaatgatctATAAAATGACTAAGActttaaaatagctttaaaattaGGGTAACCaacaaaaatgtgattaaaaaaatttaaaaagaacttattcatatttagttaattataataaaactgaCACCGAATACACTGACTAAATAAGACCCTAGTTTAGTGTATTAAAAGCTTGATTATTACAGTGGAGACAATTTTGGGTGCATCACCGAATATATGTTTTTGTACTGTAAGTTTCATTTATGTAGGAATTATCTAtaattttttcataataaaaactATATGGACTTTTTAAAGTCAAAAACTAAGAAAAACGGAATAAAGAATGGTTCATAATATGACTTAGActttaaaatagctttaaaattaAGGATTAACAATAAAGAAAATGTGattacaaattttaaaacaaacttACTAATTTTTATTTACAGCAGTTAACTATAATAGCTCCAAGACCCATATACTGACTACATAAGACCCTAGTTTAGTGTTTTAACGTTGGGACTATTTTGGGTGCGTCACCAAATATATGATTTTGTAACTTGAAGTTTCATTTATgaagaaattatttataattttttcataataaaaataatatgcatttttagtcaaaaactaagaaaaaaactattaaaaaaaacaacatgcataaaatagctttaaaaacttatataaacaaaaaaaatgtacaatttttattttttaaaacaaactatTGATATtaagttaactataataaccctgAGACCCAATACACTGACTACATAAGACCCTAGTTTGGTGTATTAATAGCTTGACTATTGCTATTGACTATTTTGGGTGCATCACCCCTTGTGATAAGACTTAGGGTTATTAAATGCACTCCAGAGAGCTGAGGattaaaaaagtttatatatCAAGGAAACCACTTCTTACAGTCACAAGCGCCcatttcatttagatttttttatttaaaaaaaaacaaatgttacacacagtttgctatggaatgcaaaaactttaaagctcaacatCTCAAagtcattcagaatgcagatagaaccgtataattccaaggtgacgatttataTACGAGTCTCCATAATTAATTAGTAATAATCCATATTAATCCCACATCACAACATGTATCCTTTTTAGCATCTTGTCTAGaagcaggggaaaaaagaaatCTAATACAGTTTAAACGACTTCCTCTGCACTACATGCTCATTAAGAACTTTTGAATGGCGTAATTCCTCACACATTGTGCTCTATAAAACAACTATAAACCCTATAAAAGGGTAATGAAAATCAGCCACATCTCGAACCAGAGTCTGTCTGACAGACGAATTACAGGGAGCAAAAATTGCGACCACTCATATAAGACCCTCGCTATCAAACAACAACCTCTCACGACAGTCATAAGACCaaggtgaggaggaggaggaggacaggGTGTTATTTTTAACTCGTatggagtcttttttttttctttgtcgaTGCCAGCAGCCAGAGCACACAGGCAGATGCTGTACAGAGATGGGCGGCTAAGCCCAGGATCAGGAGACAGGCGATTAACCCAAAGGCAAGCGCTTAAGACTTCAAAGTGCAAACAGCTACGGCTCTAGAGTCAGGCAGTGTTCCTGGGACAGAGACTGGGAGGGGGGAAACAGTTGCTGTGTGGCCGAATTGGGTGAGATGCACCAGCCAGGGGTCATTGTTTGAGACCCCTGCCACCTTCAGGATTGGGAACTTTACGCTGGCTAATCGGTAGAAAGCAGGTTTGTAAGAATAgagtcactggccactttattaggcacacctgtttAACTGCTTGGAATGGCAAATATCAGAATCACAACTTAATGCATGGAGGAATGCATGTGGATGAGACAATGTGCTGAAAATTCAACAGGGGAATCATAACGGGGAACTAAAGTggcatcaaaataaaaagatattgTGATTAGGTATAGTGTGGCAAATTACACAGACTGAAATTAAAGGGTtattatagttcacccaaaactgaaaatgtcttattaatttacTGCAAATCTTTAAGTAtccttttttgttaaacacaaaaagtaAGATGTTTGAAAATATGTTAGGATGAtagggaggccatgatggataagggtcaatggagggaatttggccagtaCACCAGGGCTACCCcttactctttatgagaagtgtgagagatttttaatgaccacagagggtCAGGACCTCAGtataacatctcatctgaaagacagtgctcactgaccATATAGTGCCCCCTTCACTACACTGGGGCATTTGAACTCACATGGACTGcagattgagcgccccctgctggcctcactaacaccacttccaacagcaacctagtttttccatgtggtctcccatccaggtactgaccagcctcagctctgcttagctttagtgagaaACCTTTAGTGGCACTAAgaaatactacggaagtcaatggttattgcttttcagcatttttaaaaaaatttattttgtgtccaacaaaagaaagaaattcaaactggtttcacttgtcacaaaggtttgtgacaagtgaaaggtgagttcagtaaatgatgtcagaacttccagttttgggtgaactatccctttacgtgaaataaaaacattatgaaaccgacagcaaaaaaaagagaaagaattaGCATATAGaatgtataaattttttttaattcctaaTGAAAATGGATTATTGGAGTACACATTTTTTCAGAATAAAAAACACATTCGTTGTGTTAACTGCCGCTTATTTGGACTTGTACATGAAACTGAATTTCAAACCAATCGCtattttttttcccagtgtaaatgttgtatttttacaGTTGGTAATAGATTTGAAATAtgaaattattgttttaattaaaaattgtatttctGCACAAAATACAACTcatattacaaatataaaacattacaatTAATTTCCTGTTGttaaatatgttatttaataGTAATCACTGCATTTTTCATttccatttgtaaaaaaaaaaagcaccttacgataatggtccaaaaactagtacagccaaatttatatgttatagaaaaatattgaatacaaatGAAAAACTAGGAAAAtttaagagaagcaaaaacaaATTAGTTGAAATTTTATAGGTTGTAATTTCATttagcaatattttgcttaaatttaattgtattacctttcaatttctaaatgtttagtcactaaaatattattttaataaatatatctgtttaataaatttgttttgtttaattgcaccaaaatacatttcctatattcaatgagaaatggataaaaaagattaattgtcaaaATGGGGTGTAACAGTTATGCTGAAAATAATTAAGATATCAAGATTTTTACAAAgattatgataaaaaataaagtagtcatgctaaaacatctgttttttttatgcattaaaatATAGTATGTAGAGTGCATGTGTAAATTTAACTggacatacagtttaagtcagaattattagcccccccttttaattttttcttttttaaatacttcccaaatgaaatgttcacagtatgtctgataatattttttcttctggagaaagtcttattttaagTCTAttagcaaaattattagcccctttaagcagttttttttttttttgatatagaacaaacaatcgttataaaataacttgcctaattaccctaacctgcctaacctaaataaatctttaaatgtcactttaagctgtataaaatattatgtactgtcatgataaagataaaataaatcttttcccgttaaacagaaattagggaaaaaaacatggggctaataattctgacttcaactgtatatacacgtCAAAGTTATTGAGAGAGGTTTATGTTAGTTCATCTAAGGTGTAAACCTACATGTGAACCATcataatataattaaagtaacTTTCAGCCcaaaaagacaaacaggtttaCATACAGAAAAGgagtggggaaaaaaaactttcctATTCTTTAATTTGCACTCCCCAACAAAAGCATCCAACTGTTTCTAGGATGATTACTTTTTATTCCATATTAAAATCATCAGTTTGGGCTTCCTGTACCTTCAAAATATCAAACCAGCCCTAGTGAAAAGAGTTTagaggaagtttttttttttttttcagtggcagaacctttttttttatatgcagCCGGATACAGCAGACTCCTGGGGTTTGATCTGCCCGTTCAGCAAAAACCCACACAGAACGAGACTGCATCTTTTGATTAATCTTTGCTAGTCTCAGATGCTGCTCtcattattttcatatatttttctaAGCAGTAATAGAACAAAGTAACACCGTCTACATAAGAAGCGCACACATGTCCTTCATGGCTGACCAATCTTTCATTGCCCATTACCCACAACCCCCTGCAGCAACCACCCGACAATTCATCAAAAGCCTCTATTCCCAGATGACTGGTGGCGCAGCGGCAACAGCAGGcgtccccctctctctctctctctctttatttccCTGTCTTCCGTCCCACTTCTTTATAGATAGACAGAGCAGCATCCACCTCTTCTGGCTCAGCACTTGAATGCATTCAGTGAAATTAACCTGCATATGTGTCGACGCTGCTCAATTTCCTACCCCACAGACTCACTCATTTCTATCAGCACTTCTCCTGCCAAATGCCATCATCCGAAATGAAGGCATCATAAAGAAAGAGGCGGAGAAGGAAGAGGAAGGAGCTGGAGCTGCTAAAAGTAGCAACAAAAGCCACTTAATTGTGCTAATAGTTGTTTTGAAGAGAGCTGGATTTTTGGTTTAATATCAGCTTGTTGTTGGTAAAAATTTTGGGTAGATTGATGCATCTAGATGTTCTTATCAGGATAAGTTTGTTATAATTAGATCTTATTTGCCTGTCACTTCATAAGATTTAAATCATGCTATGTCAGGGCTGGATGATATTGCAAAACAGTGatcacgatatcatgtttcatatcattcggtatcgataattattgaatattttatcaacaatacatttaggaatattaggactTCTTTTTATTTAACCACTATTTTAAgctaacattactaaggcaaaaacaaaaatacttaaacaaaatatctcatctctttatgataaaataaacataaatgttaaaGAGACCCttaaaacttgataaataaaatattacaaagtttGTGTAAAGgttgatcaacatctgtaaggtgtcaataataatgattcaGTTAAGCTCAAATTCTGttaacaacacaaattatgataatcaaatctgagcttttaagTAAAGGAACTAACCTTCATTATTCATGCATTTAGAAAAGTGTGATAAACGTGTGTCGCTCCCATGTGCGCGTCATGCAAGTCGCACGCctttggaaatgacaaacttacaccctaagcttattggcatccCTTCCAAGGCATGTACTCAGcagacacattttaataaaactatagtgctTTAAACAGAAACTTCATACCATTTTTTTATCGTTATTGACCATGGTGTTTGGTAAATAAATGCCGATAACCATTTTATCGCCTAGTCCTATACTTTATATAGActtgtatatgtaaaataataataataataataataataacaataataataatatcagtatGAAGTCAATAAGATTTTTAGTGCTTTTATATGAAGGAAATTTCAATTAACATTTTGATTTGGAAAAAAACTTTCGAAGCCCAAAcctagaaatataaatatatatttatatatatccaaaaccaaaaatgtaaattaaatgtatgcaaaaactggaatatcatataaaagatgtgcgaataaagcagcgttatCATTCAATGGGTCAAAAAGAATAAAAGCGTCACTTCCTCATTAACTGGTGCCACATACatcaaaatttaaaatgtaatttgctgcGGTAAGAGAAGCTGCTAAATTCCTTGCACCTCTgtgttctggaggtaattaataacataataacactaatactgaaatggttacagcattttagaatgaccaaaacaacatttcagagcTTTTACAGTaagctcagcctgctggtttgtccattcacacacattttcatcaccACGTGATCTCttctaacaaaatcacatgactttaatgcgcatactggaatttgttcggtaaaagtgtttatatcgtagtttatgcacatcttttctaatcgaataaaaagtttatcctactcagttatgcgcatgttttttgtgcacgtttttaaaatgtatgcacatcttgccATTTTAATCAAGCAAATTTTATGTGCAcatccaaaatgtgcattaaaataggtggatggaaacatatctATTGAGTTAAGCTTTCAATTTGAATGTTCAAGCAATAAATTTAACAAAGCAGACGTGCAGCAGAGTATCTGTACTGATCAATCCCAGTCATCAAAACAATCTGCACCCGCAATGCATTAAACGCCAATAGTcgataccattgtttagctcaaGATGTTCCTTATACAAGCTTCTGTTTATTCTAGCAAGATAAAAGGTGAATGTAGGAGTCCATGAAATATCCTGTCGGCAGTTTTTCATTTCTATGCTAATTCATTTGCGCTGAATGAGAGTTGGAGCTACAGTGGCAAGGCTAAACAGCTTCTGTAAAGACATGTCTGTGGGCAGCGAGCTTCAGCAGACCTTGAGGCAAAGAGTGAAAAGAACGAAACGTCTCACAAAAGAAACGAACGTAAAGGCTGAGCCAATCACCACCCCCTCCCCAACCCCTCTGCTTTCCTCCAGTCTCTCCTTTGCTttgttcatacacacacacacacacacacacacacacaaacacacacacacacacacacacacacaaacacacgcccCCACAGACGCACACATCCTTCTTCACTCGCATCCACCCGCTCTTCCCGTCTCCCCTATTTACCGTTTTCATCTCTCTATCTGTCATTTTGACAGTGCAAATATTCAGAAAATATCCAGCATTGTCAAAGCGCTCTCGGAGGGCTGGAGCTTTTCATTACACAGAGTAATTAACTGTCAAAGCGAACACCACACCGCATATTTTGTTAATAATGCTACGGCGCATAGATGTATCTGCCAATGATCAAAGGGATCAAGCGCTAATTTGTCGGATCAATTAGCGAGCGAATATGTCAGGTTGCATGGACGAAATGCAGAAACGTGTGATGTTTTCTTGCGTACCAATGAGTATTGCTCCTATAGGCTTGTGTTGTATGTGTGCGCATACAAGAAGTAGCTGGTGGTTTTAAGTGAATGGTTGCGAGTGTGTGAGgggggttggttggttggttgctatGCATCATTCCGACTCCCTTTTCAGTCCCCCTTGAATGCTGGAGTTGAGTTTCCATGGAAACACTGACCCCTGGGAGTCGATGCTTTTCAGGAGGAGCCTCTTTTTACCTAGTGATTCACAGCTCAGGAAGTGCaagaacaaaacacacaaacaatctTTATTTTTGTCTTATAATATGTACTTTTTTgggcttttttaataaatcttgtcatttttattaacaaTTGTTAATACATAATTTcttcaatacatttttttgcttttcatCTAGTAACTACTATTAAAATACATACTACTAATCAgctttatatcattattattagtctaAAGTTCTCCTGAAGTTCCtacacagtgaaaaaaaaatcctggttgccctaaatttttaataataattcagaaTCAAATTAGCATtataggggccctatcatacacccggcgcaataaggagTTAGACGTGTTTGCTGCAATGTGTTATTATTTTCataccagcacaaccctaattttccagTTTtacgccacattgtttaaatagcaaatccattttgcCACTTTgaggactcatgggtgttccggtctagaaaagaggtatgttaaggcgcattgttggcgtgttgtgattttgaggaactaaaatagactgagcAATTGAGCAGCTGAAAGCAGATCTAAAGTCCAGCGGAGAGCAcattagttgtgcacctcgcttatACATTgctaatacacacaggatgtacaataataaacaaatatctttaaaaattaaaaaggaggactaaaatgtaaaaaaaaaaatttaagtttattcgcgacaacttgcttttgtataatgttattattattagtactactagtagtatttattacatgcttatttttatttgttttaatatttatatttgttttgtccacctgtcagatggtttgtttaactattttctcttaaagcattcagtttttacacCTAAAAAAATCAGCTATGTAAATAGTAAACGTGCCATAGCATttagcaactgactcttaaagggaatgggagaaagactctgactggtttattctcaaaacactcccagaacttattaagagaataagcacaaccctgttagaccatgggcAGCAGCGCAGAGAGATATTTTTTTCGTTACACCCTTAATGattttgcaccatgtgctttagtCTTTGcccctagattgttaaaatagaaccctttaaactgacttaaaactgcttgcaCACCTTATCAAATtcagttagaacatgattaacttggtttaataagttacaatgaactaaaaacatacagtatgtcgTCATGACTAGTTGTTcttataatttttacattgtaggaATGCACagctttgatttgcatttcaactGAAACATTAACCATACCTTGTGAGACTAATACAGTAggcctttttattaaaaaaataaataaaattcagagCTTGGCCAGCCAGAGTTGTGAAAGAGTCATGAAAGCCACTAGTTTATAATAACAAGGCAGAATCTCTTTAATTGATTCTTCTACCTTAAACTACTATTACTATAATTCAAATACACTCATTAAGTTTTGTACTACAAATTACAAGAGTATGTGCTGCAGTGGCAGTCTGGGACATTAACTTGAAACCAGACTTTATTTAGCccatttaaaagtttatttacacTGTCTGAATATTTTTTCCTTATATAGCTTAGTATATGCCATTCACAATATGGACAATTGTTATTATGAGTAATATTTCATTTTGAATGTCGTCCCAGGAACTGACTATGTTTGCAATGCGTTTGGCCTCTCAGACCTTGGTATGAGGCTGTACATTTGCACAGGACATTTTAGCATGCTGGTATTTTGATTCCTCCTTGCATTGTTAAGGCTTATAAATGTGGAGGGGTTCAGATCAACATTATGTTGCTACCATTTACTATTTTCTTATATATGCAAGTGTGCTTAACCCTTGATATAAATGCTCAGGTTCATGTGAATAACTGACTGCTTCAGCCATGAAATAGCGGGGTGAGGCATTTCAGTTTCTAGAGATGATCTGATATCATAAAACTCATTTATCTATATAGGTAGAAATGAGAAACTCCACGTTTTGAATGCTCTTATTTTCTTTATGAATTTCTGGTTATAGAGCAAACTAACTAAATATAACCTTAAACCTTAAAAATAACACGATACTAAAACCCTCCCCATGTAAAATGTTAAACTTTCATAATGTTATTtctttcaaactatttaaaacatttatcttTTACTAGTTTAAATAGGTGAATGGCATTGTTACAGCATCTAAAAAGAAACGTGTTCTCCAACACATTTACATAAATTCTGAACTGAAATCATGATGTTACTTCTCATGAATTTGGTATCTGATATAATTGAAATACATGTAGTCAAGAAATTCCAGATCATTTTGATAAACACATTTAGTCAtggtgcttttttaaaataattttaacaagATCGGTATGTTCTGTGTGAagctttggtaaaaaaaaagtacCAGCATGAATCACTGCTTGATCAGAGAAGCAAGCCTTTCTAAGTTAGGGAAGAAACCATGGTAACCACTATTTACACTTTTCCCGCCTCTATTAAAGAAGAATTTATTTTTCACAGAAATTGTCTAGAACATACTAAGAACAATCCATTGctgttaagtaaaaaaataaaactagatTAAACTAGTTGACAATATACTAGAAAACAAAATAGAAACAGATGCTAACTTAGAACAATAACGAAGCACTAAAAAAAGGCTTGACAATCTGACATACAAATGCAGTGGCCATTAAAATAGCCGTTAGTGTTTACAGAAATTTAGTTGTACTGTGACTAATTGTCTCTCAGTGGATTAAAACCACACTTTCTACTTCAAATCCTAAAATCTTAAAAGAAATGGTGCATGGTGGACAAGCAAACGTGCTAGTTTTAGTAGAAGGAATCATTAACTGACACCAGCTTCTCTTATGTTCTCCTCAGGCAAAGCTGATAGTGCCGAACAGCACGGCAGGACTGATCATTGGCAAGGGTGGAGCCACGGTGAAGGCTGTCATGGAACAGTCCGGCGCCTGGGTCCAGCTTTCACAAAAACCCGATGGCATCAACCTGCAGGAACGTGTTGTTACCATCAGCGGGGAGCCTGAGCAAAACCGCAAAGCTGTAGAGATCATTGTGCAGAAGATTCAGGAGGATCCACAAAGCAGCAGCTGTCTGAACATCAGCTACTCCAACATTTCTGGCCCAGTGGCCAACTCTAACCCCACCGGATCCCCGTACGCCAACTCAGCAGAGGTGATGCCAGCTGCGGCCGCAGCAGCAGCAGCCACAGCCTCCAGTCTCCTGGGGCAGGCCAGTCTGGCTGGAGTGGGTGCTTTCCCCACCACCATGTCCAGCTTCTCAGGGAATGACCTGCTGGCTATCACGTCGGCACTGAACACGTTAGCCAGCTACGGATACAATACCAACTCCCTGGGTCTTGGGCTCAACCCTGCGGCTGCCTCAGGAGTCCTTGCTGCTGTAGCCGCAAGCGCTAATCCTGCTGCAGCTGCGGCCGCTAACCTGCTAGCCTCCTACGCCAACGACGCATCCACTAGTGCTGGCCACCCAGCGACCAGTCTGGGAGGTTTCACGCTAGGCTCACTCGCTGCCGCCACTGGAGCCACCAACGGTTACCTGAGCGCCGCTTCCCCTCTGGTGGCCAGCTCCCTACTGGCCACAGAGAAGCTGGCCGAAGGGGCCAAAGATGTGGTGGAGATTGCAGTGCCGGAGAACTTGGTAGGCGCCATTTTGGGGAAAGGAGGCAAAACGCTTGTGGAGTACCAAGAACTGACGGGAGCCCGCATTCAGATCTCCAAAAAGGGAGAGTTTGTTCCTGGCACCAGAAACCGTAAAGTCACGATCACCGGATCGCCAGCCGCCACACAAGCAGCCCAATATCTTATCAGCCAGCGAATCACATATGAGCAGGGTGTGAGGGCCACCAATCCGCAGAAGGTGGGCTAAAAACAGGGAGTATGAAAAaaaggagagagaaagagtggGGGATGGGGAAGATACAGAGAAAGATTGAGGGCGACCGAAATAAAC is part of the Danio rerio strain Tuebingen ecotype United States chromosome 15, GRCz12tu, whole genome shotgun sequence genome and encodes:
- the nova2 gene encoding RNA-binding protein Nova-2, producing MMAGGAVQQNGIFSNPHHHNQQPHMESDPPDSRKRPLETPTEASSTKRTNTGDRCNQAAIHDPPFSSDIVGFHEEGEYFLKVLIPSYAAGSIIGKGGQTIVQLQKETGATIKLSKSKDFYPGTTERVCLIQGTVEALNNVHDFIAEKVREMPQSAQKTEPVSILQPQTTVNPDRVKQAKLIVPNSTAGLIIGKGGATVKAVMEQSGAWVQLSQKPDGINLQERVVTISGEPEQNRKAVEIIVQKIQEDPQSSSCLNISYSNISGPVANSNPTGSPYANSAEVMPAAAAAAAATASSLLGQASLAGVGAFPTTMSSFSGNDLLAITSALNTLASYGYNTNSLGLGLNPAAASGVLAAVAASANPAAAAAANLLASYANDASTSAGHPATSLGGFTLGSLAAATGATNGYLSAASPLVASSLLATEKLAEGAKDVVEIAVPENLVGAILGKGGKTLVEYQELTGARIQISKKGEFVPGTRNRKVTITGSPAATQAAQYLISQRITYEQGVRATNPQKVG
- the nova2 gene encoding RNA-binding protein Nova-2 isoform X1, translating into MMAGGAVQQNGIFSNPHHHNQQPHMESDPPDSRKRPLETPTEASSTKRTNTGEEGEYFLKVLIPSYAAGSIIGKGGQTIVQLQKETGATIKLSKSKDFYPGTTERVCLIQGTVEALNNVHDFIAEKVREMPQSAQKTEPVSILQPQTTVNPDRVKQAKLIVPNSTAGLIIGKGGATVKAVMEQSGAWVQLSQKPDGINLQERVVTISGEPEQNRKAVEIIVQKIQEDPQSSSCLNISYSNISGPVANSNPTGSPYANSAEVMPAAAAAAAATASSLLGQASLAGVGAFPTTMSSFSGNDLLAITSALNTLASYGYNTNSLGLGLNPAAASGVLAAVAASANPAAAAAANLLASYANDASTSAGHPATSLGGFTLGSLAAATGATNGYLSAASPLVASSLLATEKLAEGAKDVVEIAVPENLVGAILGKGGKTLVEYQELTGARIQISKKGEFVPGTRNRKVTITGSPAATQAAQYLISQRITYEQGVRATNPQKVG